Proteins from a genomic interval of Microbacterium phyllosphaerae:
- a CDS encoding winged helix-turn-helix domain-containing protein, producing MTDTLSSAQARRIALAAQGFTRARPSSVTARHVHRVMDRLGVLQIDSVNVFARSHYLPLFSRLGSYDPALLDRVFHSRTTHYVEYMAHEATFIPIEDWPLWRFRMDDFRARWAGPDSWMSSNARTLRWVKDELRERGPLRPADLRADAPRERGTWWDWDDVKLALEHLWRTGDVAISGRKGFERSYALAEQVIPEAVLSQQVPRDEAIRELTRRAARSSGVATQSDLADYHRIRDRAAVSQSISDLVDTGELLPVAVQGWERGGRPLPVWRHREAVLPRRVDAAALLTPFDPVVWFRDRALRAFDLDYRIEIYVPAEKRRYGYYSLPVLVGDRIVARVDLKADRSTSTLQVQSAWWEPQARPFDDVERIAQELVLAASWQGLEHVSVSGWGTASDELHSALSGLAGASVSRHVHAREPVA from the coding sequence GTGACCGACACCCTCAGCTCCGCCCAGGCGCGTCGAATCGCGCTGGCCGCACAGGGCTTCACTCGCGCCCGCCCGAGCTCCGTGACCGCACGGCACGTGCATCGTGTGATGGACAGGCTCGGTGTGCTGCAGATCGACTCGGTCAACGTGTTCGCCCGCTCGCACTACCTGCCGCTGTTCTCCCGCCTGGGGTCATACGATCCCGCGCTGCTCGATCGGGTCTTCCACTCGCGCACGACCCATTACGTCGAGTACATGGCTCACGAGGCGACGTTCATACCGATCGAGGACTGGCCCCTCTGGCGGTTCCGTATGGACGACTTCCGTGCCCGGTGGGCGGGGCCGGACTCCTGGATGAGCAGCAACGCCCGCACGCTGCGGTGGGTGAAGGACGAGCTTCGGGAACGCGGACCGCTGCGCCCCGCGGACCTCCGAGCCGATGCTCCGCGGGAACGCGGCACCTGGTGGGACTGGGATGACGTGAAGCTCGCGCTCGAGCACCTGTGGCGCACCGGCGACGTGGCCATCAGCGGCCGCAAGGGGTTCGAGCGCAGCTACGCCCTCGCCGAGCAGGTCATCCCGGAGGCCGTGCTCTCGCAGCAGGTCCCCCGCGATGAGGCGATCCGTGAGCTCACTCGCCGTGCCGCACGGTCTTCCGGCGTCGCGACGCAGTCCGACCTCGCCGACTACCATCGCATCCGCGACCGCGCGGCGGTGTCGCAGTCCATCTCAGACCTCGTCGATACCGGCGAACTCCTCCCGGTCGCCGTGCAAGGGTGGGAACGCGGCGGTCGCCCGCTCCCCGTGTGGCGTCACCGCGAGGCCGTGCTCCCCCGCAGGGTCGACGCGGCTGCGCTGCTCACTCCCTTCGACCCGGTCGTCTGGTTCCGCGACAGGGCGCTGCGCGCGTTCGATCTCGACTACCGCATCGAGATCTACGTCCCCGCCGAGAAGCGGCGATACGGCTACTACTCGCTTCCGGTGCTCGTCGGTGATCGGATCGTCGCGCGGGTCGACCTGAAGGCGGACCGATCGACCTCGACGCTGCAGGTGCAGTCGGCCTGGTGGGAGCCTCAGGCCCGGCCCTTCGACGACGTCGAGCGGATCGCACAGGAGCTGGTGCTCGCGGCTTCCTGGCAAGGGCTCGAGCATGTGTCGGTGTCGGGCTGGGGCACGGCATCCGACGAGCTCCACTCCGCGCTCTCGGGACTCGCGGGCGCGTCGGTGAGCCGCCACGTCCACGCCCGAGAGCCCGTCGCATGA
- a CDS encoding isoprenyl transferase yields MSREGQGRGPLYRLYTNRLRRHLDPASVPHHVAMMIDGNRRWARQLGYATPAEGHRAGAAKMREFLGWCDELGIRVVSLYLLSSDNLLKRDSAELADLIEIIAELAEALSQEPNWRVKHVGRSDILPPELARVLDDAQERTRDHTGLHVNLAVGYGGRNEIVDAVRSIVTAHQASGGTIEDLAAHLTPEMIGEHLYTGGQPDPDLVIRTSGEQRLSDFLLWQSAHSEFYFVEALGPDLRQVDFLRAIRDFADRDRRFGR; encoded by the coding sequence ATGTCACGTGAAGGTCAGGGGCGGGGGCCGCTGTACCGTCTCTACACCAACAGGCTCCGCCGCCACCTCGATCCGGCGTCCGTGCCGCACCACGTCGCGATGATGATCGACGGCAACAGGCGGTGGGCGCGCCAGCTCGGGTACGCGACTCCGGCCGAGGGGCATCGGGCCGGTGCCGCCAAGATGCGGGAGTTCCTCGGATGGTGTGATGAGCTCGGCATCCGCGTCGTGTCTCTGTACCTGCTGTCGAGTGACAATCTGCTCAAGCGCGACTCGGCCGAGCTGGCCGATCTCATCGAGATCATCGCCGAGCTCGCCGAGGCCCTGTCGCAGGAGCCGAACTGGCGCGTCAAGCACGTGGGGCGATCCGACATCCTGCCCCCGGAACTCGCCAGGGTCCTCGACGACGCGCAGGAGCGTACGCGCGATCACACCGGACTCCATGTGAACCTCGCGGTCGGATACGGCGGACGCAACGAGATCGTCGACGCGGTGCGCAGCATCGTGACCGCGCACCAGGCATCGGGTGGAACGATCGAGGATCTCGCCGCACACCTCACGCCCGAGATGATCGGTGAGCACCTGTACACCGGTGGGCAGCCGGATCCCGACCTCGTGATCCGCACGAGTGGGGAACAGCGGCTGAGCGACTTCCTGCTCTGGCAGAGCGCGCACAGCGAGTTCTACTTCGTGGAGGCGCTCGGTCCGGATCTCCGGCAGGTCGACTTCCTGCGAGCGATCCGCGACTTCGCCGACCGCGATCGGCGCTTCGGGCGCTGA
- a CDS encoding class II fumarate hydratase: MTDTEYRIEHDTMGEVRVPVNALYGAQTQRAVENFPISGKGLESTQIAALARIKKAAALANKELGTLDGAIADAIAQAADQVASGAHDAEFPVDTYQTGSGTSSNMNMNEVLATLATRILGANVHPNDHVNASQSSNDVFPTSVHIAVTQALIDTLIPALDHLAVALEAKAELWKDAVKSGRTHLMDATPVTLGQEFGGYARQIRLGIERVQSALPRVSEVPLGGTATGTGINTPLGFPQKVIALLAAETELPITEAKDHFEAQANRDGLVEASGALRTIAVSLTKINNDLRWMGSGPNTGLGELHIPDLQPGSSIMPGKVNPVVPEAVLMVCARVIGNDATVAWAGASGSFELNVAIPVMGTALLESIRLLANASRVLADKTVDGLQANLERAAAFAGMSPSIVTPLNKLIGYEAAAKIAKHAVAKGITVRDAVIDLGYVERGDLTLEQLDEKLDLLSMTHPG; encoded by the coding sequence ATGACCGACACCGAGTACCGCATCGAGCACGACACCATGGGCGAGGTGCGGGTTCCCGTGAACGCGCTCTACGGCGCGCAGACGCAGCGCGCCGTCGAGAACTTCCCGATCTCGGGCAAGGGCCTCGAGTCCACGCAGATCGCCGCCCTCGCGCGCATCAAGAAGGCCGCAGCGCTCGCGAACAAGGAGCTCGGCACGCTCGACGGTGCCATCGCGGACGCGATCGCGCAGGCCGCCGACCAGGTCGCTTCGGGTGCGCACGACGCCGAGTTCCCGGTCGACACGTACCAGACCGGCTCCGGCACGTCGTCGAACATGAACATGAACGAGGTCCTCGCGACCCTCGCGACCCGCATCCTCGGTGCGAACGTGCACCCGAACGACCACGTGAATGCCTCGCAGTCGTCGAACGACGTGTTCCCGACCTCCGTGCACATCGCCGTCACGCAGGCGCTCATCGACACCCTGATCCCGGCGCTCGACCACCTCGCCGTCGCCCTCGAGGCGAAGGCCGAGCTGTGGAAGGACGCGGTCAAGTCCGGCCGCACGCACCTCATGGATGCGACCCCGGTCACCCTGGGCCAGGAGTTCGGCGGCTACGCCCGACAGATCCGTCTCGGCATCGAGCGCGTGCAGTCGGCGCTCCCCCGCGTCTCCGAGGTCCCGCTCGGAGGCACGGCCACCGGTACCGGCATCAACACGCCGCTCGGATTCCCGCAGAAGGTCATCGCACTGCTCGCAGCCGAGACCGAGCTGCCGATCACCGAGGCGAAGGACCACTTCGAGGCGCAGGCCAACCGTGACGGTCTCGTCGAGGCATCCGGTGCGCTGCGCACCATCGCCGTCTCACTGACCAAGATCAACAACGACCTCCGCTGGATGGGCTCGGGCCCCAACACGGGACTCGGAGAGCTGCACATCCCCGACCTGCAGCCCGGTTCCTCGATCATGCCCGGCAAGGTCAACCCGGTCGTCCCCGAGGCCGTGCTGATGGTCTGCGCGCGCGTGATCGGCAACGACGCGACCGTCGCCTGGGCCGGAGCATCCGGTTCGTTCGAGCTCAACGTCGCCATCCCGGTGATGGGTACGGCGCTGCTGGAGTCGATCCGTCTGCTCGCGAACGCCTCGCGTGTGCTCGCCGACAAGACCGTCGACGGTCTTCAGGCGAACCTCGAGCGCGCCGCGGCATTCGCCGGCATGAGCCCGTCGATCGTCACTCCGCTGAACAAGCTCATCGGATACGAGGCGGCGGCGAAGATCGCCAAGCACGCTGTCGCCAAGGGCATCACGGTGCGCGACGCAGTGATCGACCTCGGCTACGTGGAGCGCGGCGACCTCACGCTCGAGCAGCTCGACGAGAAGCTCGACCTGCTGTCGATGACTCACCCCGGTTGA
- a CDS encoding AI-2E family transporter, whose translation MSEEQRPRLRDLFRPRPEVTDRTVTTEADQAVPVGLRVTAAYAWRVLLIAAVVAGFIWLVIELKLLVIPLMVGILITALLWPGFQWMLRHRFPRWLAVALSIIGTLAIVSLLMWLVIWQVRAQLPDVQERSSQAIAEFRTFLLDGPLHLSESQIQGYIDQGLQIINEQTQALLNGALAVGTTAAHVVTGAVLSLFILICLLADGRGIWKWTLRLFPRAARPAADAAASNGFATIVNYARTQLLVAAIDAVGIGVGAALLGVPLAIPVAVLVFLGSFIPIVGAVVTGAIAVLLALVYNGPWIALAMLAVVLGVQQLEGHILQPILMGSAVKVHPLAVVLVVAGGSMVGGIPGALFAVPLAAFVNVAAVTVSTGSWRTGDQPDADLIWSTVPRERTRRNR comes from the coding sequence ATGAGCGAAGAGCAGCGTCCGAGGCTGAGGGATCTCTTCCGTCCGCGCCCGGAGGTGACGGATCGCACCGTGACCACGGAGGCCGACCAGGCAGTGCCCGTCGGGTTGCGTGTCACCGCGGCCTACGCCTGGCGCGTGCTGCTGATCGCCGCGGTCGTGGCCGGCTTCATCTGGCTCGTCATCGAACTCAAGCTGCTCGTGATCCCGCTGATGGTCGGCATCCTCATCACCGCACTGCTCTGGCCGGGCTTCCAATGGATGCTGCGGCATCGGTTCCCGCGATGGCTGGCCGTCGCCCTCTCGATCATCGGCACGCTCGCGATCGTCTCCCTGCTCATGTGGCTCGTGATCTGGCAGGTCCGCGCACAGCTGCCCGATGTGCAGGAGCGAAGCTCTCAGGCCATCGCGGAGTTCCGCACGTTCCTCCTCGACGGACCGCTGCACCTCAGCGAGTCGCAGATCCAGGGTTACATCGACCAGGGCCTCCAGATCATCAACGAGCAGACGCAGGCGCTGCTGAACGGCGCCCTCGCGGTCGGCACCACCGCCGCGCACGTGGTGACGGGGGCAGTGCTCTCGCTCTTCATCCTCATCTGCCTGTTGGCCGACGGCCGGGGCATCTGGAAGTGGACCCTGCGTCTCTTCCCGCGGGCCGCTCGCCCTGCCGCTGACGCGGCCGCCAGCAACGGCTTCGCCACCATCGTCAACTACGCCCGCACACAGCTGCTCGTCGCGGCGATCGACGCCGTCGGCATCGGAGTCGGCGCCGCCCTGCTCGGCGTCCCGTTGGCCATCCCCGTCGCGGTGCTCGTGTTCCTCGGCTCTTTCATCCCGATCGTCGGTGCCGTCGTCACCGGTGCGATCGCGGTGCTGCTCGCCCTCGTCTACAACGGCCCCTGGATCGCGCTCGCGATGCTGGCGGTGGTGCTCGGTGTGCAGCAGCTCGAGGGCCACATCCTGCAGCCGATCCTGATGGGCTCGGCCGTGAAGGTGCATCCGCTCGCCGTCGTCCTCGTCGTCGCCGGCGGCTCGATGGTCGGCGGGATCCCGGGTGCGCTGTTCGCCGTGCCGCTCGCGGCATTCGTGAACGTCGCGGCGGTCACCGTCAGCACCGGCTCCTGGCGCACCGGCGATCAACCCGACGCAGACCTTATCTGGAGTACAGTTCCGCGCGAGCGGACACGGAGGAATCGATGA
- a CDS encoding PhoH family protein: MTSRTAQQSASTAQQSTRKTTTRAASADPDQDLRTYVLDTSVLLSDPQAFFRFAEHSVVLPVVVITELEGKRHDPEIGYFARQALRHLDDLRVEHGRLDFPVEVGEGGTLRVELANTDASVLPAGIRLSDNDTRILSVAMHLAQDGQDVTIVSKDLPMRVKAASLGLRAEEYLAEQAVDSGWTGITTLDLSGDEISDLYESEVGISEDARGLPVNTGLIIHSERGSALGRMTGDGEYKLVRGDRDIFGMHGRSAEQRIAIDLLTDPDVGIVSLGGRAGTGKSALALCAGLEAVLERQQQKKIIVFRPLFAVGGQELGYLPGDQGEKMGPWGQAVFDTLGSVVSGNVMEEVVERGILEVLPLTHIRGRSLHDAFVIVDEAQSLERNVLLTVLSRMGQNSRVILTHDVGQRDNLRVGRHDGIASVIETLKGHELFAHVTLMRSERSAIAALVTELLEGGELS; this comes from the coding sequence GTGACCTCACGTACAGCGCAGCAGTCCGCAAGCACCGCGCAGCAGTCCACCCGTAAGACGACGACGCGAGCAGCGTCCGCTGATCCCGATCAGGATCTCCGGACCTACGTGCTCGACACGTCCGTCCTGCTGAGCGATCCACAGGCGTTCTTCCGGTTCGCCGAGCACTCGGTCGTTCTTCCGGTGGTCGTCATCACCGAGCTCGAGGGCAAGCGCCACGACCCCGAGATCGGCTACTTCGCCCGGCAGGCCCTGCGCCACCTCGACGATCTTCGCGTCGAGCACGGACGTCTCGACTTCCCGGTCGAGGTCGGAGAGGGCGGCACTCTTCGCGTCGAGCTCGCCAACACCGACGCATCCGTGCTTCCGGCCGGCATCCGACTCAGCGACAACGACACCCGCATCCTCTCGGTGGCCATGCACCTCGCGCAGGACGGACAGGATGTCACGATCGTCTCGAAGGACCTCCCGATGCGCGTCAAGGCCGCATCTCTCGGTCTCCGTGCCGAGGAGTACCTGGCAGAGCAGGCGGTCGACTCCGGCTGGACGGGCATCACGACCCTCGACCTCTCGGGCGACGAGATCAGCGACCTCTATGAGAGCGAGGTCGGCATCAGCGAGGACGCCAGGGGGCTCCCGGTCAACACGGGGCTCATCATCCACTCGGAGCGCGGTTCCGCCCTCGGACGGATGACGGGAGACGGCGAGTACAAGCTCGTGCGCGGCGATCGCGACATCTTCGGCATGCACGGCCGTTCGGCAGAGCAGCGGATCGCGATCGACCTGCTGACAGACCCCGATGTGGGCATCGTCTCTCTCGGCGGACGAGCGGGCACGGGCAAATCGGCGCTCGCGCTGTGCGCCGGACTCGAGGCGGTGCTCGAACGCCAGCAGCAGAAGAAGATCATCGTCTTCCGCCCGCTGTTCGCCGTCGGCGGTCAGGAGCTCGGCTACCTTCCCGGCGACCAGGGCGAGAAGATGGGGCCCTGGGGGCAGGCGGTCTTCGACACCCTCGGCTCCGTGGTCTCGGGCAACGTCATGGAGGAGGTCGTCGAGCGAGGCATCCTCGAGGTGCTGCCGCTCACGCACATCCGCGGACGCTCGCTGCACGACGCGTTCGTGATCGTCGATGAGGCGCAGTCGCTCGAGCGCAACGTGCTGCTCACCGTGCTCAGCCGTATGGGGCAGAACTCCCGGGTCATCCTCACCCACGACGTGGGTCAGCGCGACAACCTGCGCGTCGGCCGTCACGACGGCATCGCCAGCGTGATCGAGACGCTCAAGGGCCACGAGCTGTTCGCCCACGTGACGCTGATGCGGTCGGAGCGTTCCGCGATCGCTGCTCTCGTCACCGAGCTCCTGGAGGGCGGCGAGCTCAGCTGA
- the trhA gene encoding PAQR family membrane homeostasis protein TrhA translates to MSTPDSTAPDVPQLPLLEEAAHDAAVEIRPTWRGWIHAATFPIAIIAGVVLIIVAQGGAAKWAAAVFMATSLLLFGNSALYHRFDWSPKVKVVLKRIDHANILLLIAGTYTPLAVLALPPGKGALLLVLVWSGALLGILFRVFWINAPRWLYVALYLVLGWAAVMYMADLLVANAAMMVLVIVGGLLYTGGAVVYAIKKPNPWPGHFGFHEIFHVCTVLAFLCHWTACLLIALAPLSPSLGA, encoded by the coding sequence GTGAGCACACCCGACTCCACCGCACCCGACGTCCCCCAGCTCCCTCTCCTCGAGGAGGCGGCGCACGACGCGGCTGTCGAGATCAGACCCACCTGGCGGGGCTGGATCCACGCCGCGACCTTCCCGATCGCGATCATCGCCGGAGTCGTCCTCATCATCGTCGCGCAGGGCGGAGCGGCCAAGTGGGCCGCCGCCGTCTTCATGGCGACGTCGCTTCTGCTGTTCGGCAACTCGGCGCTCTACCACCGCTTCGACTGGAGCCCGAAGGTCAAGGTCGTCCTCAAGCGGATCGACCACGCGAACATCCTGCTACTCATCGCCGGCACGTACACGCCTCTGGCCGTGCTCGCACTGCCACCAGGCAAGGGAGCACTGCTCCTCGTACTGGTCTGGAGCGGCGCGCTGCTCGGCATCCTGTTCCGCGTCTTCTGGATCAACGCTCCGCGCTGGCTCTACGTCGCGCTGTACCTGGTGCTCGGCTGGGCGGCCGTGATGTACATGGCCGACCTGCTCGTCGCGAACGCGGCGATGATGGTCCTGGTGATCGTCGGCGGCCTGCTGTACACGGGCGGAGCCGTCGTCTATGCGATCAAGAAGCCCAACCCGTGGCCCGGGCACTTCGGCTTCCACGAGATCTTCCACGTGTGCACGGTGCTGGCATTCCTGTGCCACTGGACGGCGTGCCTGCTGATCGCTCTGGCACCCCTGTCACCGTCGCTCGGAGCCTGA
- a CDS encoding DUF4307 domain-containing protein encodes MTTAEQLDDRYGRTRRRRGPWIVLIAIAVLIVGAFGWMTVTTQMNAVDADDLGFDLVDEHTVNVRFQITGVQGKDVACIVEALDEEFGVVGWKVVEIPGGETHSQALSATVPTVSAATTGLVNSCWVA; translated from the coding sequence GTGACAACCGCAGAACAGCTCGACGACCGCTACGGCCGCACCCGCAGACGACGGGGGCCCTGGATCGTCCTGATCGCGATCGCGGTGCTGATCGTCGGTGCCTTCGGCTGGATGACCGTGACCACGCAGATGAACGCGGTCGATGCCGACGATCTCGGTTTCGATCTGGTCGACGAGCACACCGTGAACGTGAGGTTCCAGATCACCGGAGTGCAGGGCAAGGACGTGGCGTGCATCGTCGAAGCCCTCGATGAGGAGTTCGGCGTGGTCGGATGGAAGGTCGTCGAGATCCCCGGCGGAGAGACGCATTCCCAGGCCCTGTCGGCGACCGTCCCCACGGTCTCGGCAGCGACCACAGGTTTGGTGAACAGCTGCTGGGTCGCCTAG
- the ilvA gene encoding threonine ammonia-lyase has product MSAVPSLTEFESAAQSLAEVITHTPTLPSRALSDILGAPVLLKMENLQRTGSFKIRGAAYRLSQLSTEERARGVVAASAGNHAQGVALAAQALGIPATIFVPLGIPVPKLLATRSYGAEVVLEGETVATSLRLAAEFAERTGAVIIHPFDHRDVVIGQGTLGLELLEDAPDVDTIVIGIGGGGLIAGVAAAVKAKAAELGRTVRIIGVQAENAAAMPPSLEAGHPVDIETKPTIADGILVARPGAIPFEIIKDLVDEVVTVTDDDLARAILVLLEQSKVIAEPAGAVGVAAILAGKVKASGTTMAVVSGGNIDPLLLQRVVSHGLAASGRYLTIRIPLPDRPGQLARVSELIAEAGANVIEAMHTRHGHGLQISEVFLELSVETRGAEHSEHTLDTLRRAGFAPIVVPD; this is encoded by the coding sequence ATGAGCGCAGTCCCCAGCCTGACCGAATTCGAGAGCGCTGCTCAGAGTCTGGCTGAGGTGATCACGCACACGCCGACCCTTCCGTCTCGGGCCCTGTCCGACATCCTCGGCGCACCGGTGCTGCTCAAGATGGAGAACCTGCAGCGCACAGGCTCGTTCAAGATCCGAGGCGCGGCGTATCGCCTCTCGCAGCTGAGCACCGAAGAACGCGCGCGCGGCGTGGTCGCCGCCTCTGCCGGGAACCACGCCCAGGGCGTCGCCCTCGCGGCGCAGGCCCTCGGCATCCCGGCGACCATCTTCGTGCCGCTGGGGATCCCGGTGCCCAAGCTGCTGGCGACGAGGAGCTACGGCGCCGAGGTCGTGCTCGAGGGCGAGACCGTGGCCACTTCGCTGCGGTTGGCCGCCGAGTTCGCCGAGCGCACGGGAGCCGTGATCATCCATCCGTTCGACCACCGTGATGTCGTCATCGGTCAGGGCACGCTCGGTCTCGAGCTGCTCGAGGACGCGCCGGACGTCGACACGATCGTGATCGGGATCGGTGGCGGAGGCCTCATCGCCGGCGTCGCAGCGGCGGTGAAGGCCAAGGCCGCAGAGCTCGGACGCACCGTCCGCATCATCGGCGTCCAGGCCGAGAACGCCGCGGCGATGCCGCCGTCCCTCGAAGCCGGCCATCCCGTCGACATCGAGACGAAGCCGACGATCGCCGACGGCATCCTGGTCGCGCGACCGGGCGCCATCCCGTTCGAGATCATCAAGGACCTCGTCGACGAGGTCGTCACGGTCACGGATGACGACCTGGCTCGCGCCATCCTCGTGCTGCTCGAGCAGTCCAAGGTGATCGCGGAGCCCGCCGGCGCGGTGGGAGTCGCGGCGATCCTCGCGGGCAAGGTGAAGGCGAGCGGCACGACGATGGCGGTGGTCTCCGGCGGGAACATCGATCCGCTGCTGCTGCAGCGCGTCGTCTCGCACGGCCTCGCAGCCTCCGGCAGATATCTCACGATCCGTATCCCGCTGCCCGACCGCCCCGGTCAGCTCGCGCGTGTGTCCGAGCTCATCGCCGAGGCGGGCGCCAACGTGATCGAGGCGATGCACACCCGCCACGGCCACGGACTGCAGATCAGCGAGGTATTCCTCGAGCTCAGCGTCGAGACGCGCGGTGCCGAGCACTCCGAGCACACCCTCGACACTCTGCGCCGAGCCGGGTTCGCCCCGATCGTGGTCCCGGATTGA
- the greA gene encoding transcription elongation factor GreA, whose product MSTDAQVPFLTQEAYDRLVAELEHLSTTGRDEIAKRIEAAREEGDLKENGGYHAAKDEQGKQEARIRTLEGLLKTAKVGEAPASRGIVEPGTVVTAVVAGGEEVFLLGSREIASGGSDLDVYSEASPLGQAILGLKVGEKSSYEAPNGRSIAVEIVNVETYTG is encoded by the coding sequence ATGTCTACTGACGCTCAGGTTCCCTTCCTCACGCAGGAAGCATACGACCGGCTCGTCGCCGAGCTGGAACACCTGTCCACGACAGGACGCGACGAGATCGCCAAGCGCATCGAAGCGGCCCGCGAAGAGGGTGACCTCAAGGAGAACGGCGGCTACCACGCCGCCAAGGACGAGCAGGGCAAGCAGGAGGCCCGCATCCGCACCCTGGAAGGCCTTCTCAAGACGGCCAAGGTCGGCGAAGCCCCCGCGAGCCGCGGGATCGTCGAACCCGGCACCGTCGTCACCGCTGTGGTCGCCGGCGGCGAAGAGGTCTTCCTCCTCGGCAGCCGGGAGATCGCCTCCGGTGGCAGCGACCTCGATGTCTACAGCGAAGCCAGCCCGCTCGGCCAGGCGATCCTCGGTCTCAAGGTCGGCGAGAAGTCGTCGTACGAGGCCCCGAACGGTCGCTCCATCGCCGTCGAGATCGTCAACGTCGAGACCTACACCGGCTGA
- a CDS encoding carbonic anhydrase: MTDTLTPAAAWKQMQEGNQRFVDDAPRHPNQDVARRKHLAAAQHPVATLFGCSDSRLAAEIIFDLGLGDLFVVRNAGQVIGESIVASLEYAVAVLNVPLIVVLAHDSCGAVRAAIDGTAIDAAPLPPHIWKLIAPIVPAARKVLVENGGTTVDEIDADLVGQEHLRNTVSDLLQSSEVISHAVAEGRLGIVGANYRLAEGTAVPVITVGIDSDGIDTEGHGPATKEGSE; this comes from the coding sequence ATGACAGACACGCTCACGCCCGCCGCCGCCTGGAAGCAGATGCAGGAGGGCAACCAGCGATTCGTCGACGACGCTCCGCGACACCCGAACCAGGATGTCGCCCGCCGCAAGCACCTCGCCGCAGCGCAGCATCCGGTCGCGACCCTGTTCGGATGCTCGGACTCGCGTCTCGCCGCTGAGATCATCTTCGACCTCGGCCTCGGCGATCTGTTCGTCGTCCGCAACGCCGGCCAGGTGATCGGCGAGTCGATCGTCGCGAGCCTCGAATACGCGGTCGCCGTGCTGAACGTGCCGCTGATCGTCGTCCTCGCCCACGACTCGTGCGGCGCCGTGCGCGCCGCCATCGACGGGACCGCGATCGACGCCGCGCCCCTCCCCCCGCACATCTGGAAGCTCATCGCGCCGATCGTGCCCGCAGCCCGCAAGGTGCTCGTCGAGAACGGCGGCACGACCGTCGATGAGATCGACGCCGACCTGGTCGGCCAAGAGCACCTGCGCAACACCGTCAGCGATCTGCTGCAGTCGTCCGAGGTGATCTCCCACGCGGTCGCCGAAGGCCGCCTGGGCATCGTCGGCGCCAACTACCGTCTGGCCGAGGGCACCGCGGTGCCCGTCATCACGGTCGGAATCGACTCAGACGGAATCGACACCGAGGGGCACGGCCCCGCAACCAAGGAGGGTTCGGAATGA
- a CDS encoding DUF559 domain-containing protein, with protein MLSASDTIIRLGGLARGSHLQTLGFTRRALSRAVQRGEIERIRDGVFACGPIDREVRAATAHGGALTCASVLQLLGVWVLMQVSAPHVWLGRDRHAHPHDGCSCVSHYYRGTVPLGMTSLEIALVHFRRCAGDEAFFAAYESALRLRLLTTAARGRIRTMIPATAQWLVDLARLDSDSGLESLLRLRLHVLGIRLDCQVELVGVGRVDFVVGGRLVVEADGKENHVGTTMRHKDLVRDAAASALGYETLRFDYAQIIHDWPTVQAAIIAALTRA; from the coding sequence ATGCTCTCAGCCTCTGACACCATCATCCGGCTCGGCGGACTCGCCCGCGGTTCACATCTGCAGACGCTCGGTTTCACCAGGCGTGCGCTGTCCCGTGCGGTGCAGCGCGGTGAGATCGAGCGAATCCGAGACGGTGTGTTCGCATGCGGCCCGATCGATCGCGAGGTGCGCGCCGCCACGGCGCACGGAGGCGCACTGACCTGCGCGAGCGTACTTCAGTTACTGGGGGTCTGGGTGCTGATGCAGGTCTCCGCGCCCCACGTCTGGCTCGGTCGCGATCGGCACGCGCACCCTCACGACGGATGCTCGTGCGTGTCCCATTACTACCGCGGCACTGTTCCGCTCGGAATGACCTCGCTCGAGATCGCACTCGTCCACTTCCGACGGTGTGCGGGCGATGAGGCGTTCTTCGCGGCGTACGAATCCGCGCTCCGACTCAGGCTGCTCACGACGGCGGCGCGAGGTCGCATCCGCACCATGATCCCGGCCACGGCACAATGGCTCGTCGATCTCGCGCGCCTCGACTCGGACAGCGGTCTCGAATCCCTGCTGCGGCTGCGGCTGCATGTGCTCGGGATCCGGCTCGACTGTCAGGTCGAGCTCGTGGGGGTGGGACGAGTGGACTTCGTCGTCGGGGGACGCCTTGTCGTCGAGGCGGATGGCAAAGAGAATCACGTCGGCACGACCATGCGCCACAAAGATCTGGTGCGGGATGCCGCGGCGTCTGCCCTCGGATACGAGACGCTGCGCTTCGATTACGCGCAGATCATCCACGATTGGCCGACGGTGCAGGCCGCGATCATCGCCGCTCTCACTCGCGCCTGA